From Limibacter armeniacum, one genomic window encodes:
- the nfsB gene encoding oxygen-insensitive NAD(P)H nitroreductase, which produces MNILETLNWRYSTKEFDPNKKISEKDFEVVKALLRLSPSSTNIQPWHFVIADTQEGKARIAKSAHGFYQFNEPKIMDASYSVVFCARTSADEEYMHRLLDKEDKDGRFADPKFKEMMYGGRKIFADMHHYDYKDFQHWIEKQVYLNMGNFLLGVAAMGIDALPMEGVDLKVLDEEFGLREKGFTALAVVSIGYRKDSDFNAILPKSRLPEEEIFTVLS; this is translated from the coding sequence ATGAATATTTTAGAAACATTGAACTGGCGTTATTCAACAAAAGAATTTGATCCGAATAAGAAAATTTCAGAAAAGGATTTTGAAGTAGTAAAAGCATTATTACGTCTGAGCCCTTCCAGCACCAATATTCAACCTTGGCATTTCGTGATTGCTGATACGCAAGAAGGTAAGGCACGTATCGCCAAGTCAGCACATGGTTTTTACCAGTTCAATGAACCAAAAATAATGGATGCTTCATATAGTGTTGTTTTCTGTGCGAGAACAAGTGCTGATGAAGAATATATGCACCGATTACTAGACAAAGAAGATAAGGATGGTCGTTTTGCAGATCCAAAATTCAAGGAGATGATGTATGGAGGCAGAAAGATATTTGCAGACATGCACCACTACGATTACAAGGATTTTCAGCATTGGATAGAAAAGCAGGTATACCTCAATATGGGTAATTTCCTGTTAGGCGTAGCGGCAATGGGTATCGATGCCCTACCTATGGAAGGGGTTGACCTGAAGGTATTGGACGAGGAATTCGGATTGAGAGAAAAAGGATTTACAGCACTAGCAGTTGTTTCAATTGGCTACCGTAAGGATTCTG